The following proteins are encoded in a genomic region of Burkholderia gladioli:
- a CDS encoding LuxR C-terminal-related transcriptional regulator, protein MVEIFGKLGKIISSTGTERFTSDLHALLVGSVKVASTKITAWSVNESKGEIVGVHLLGAFASHDQDIRTTILKDELERGIARDPLSMKILAASDTQLIHMNAPRHCESSSGFEAMPSCRYDRGFQCHLVSRKANRRYVISLYRPDQSYDFTLQEMSFLKSCAEMLLPLVEMHASHRRYAASARPVADERESSEKTRNESLRSEFEHRLSSAAVVLSDREIEVCVGLLTGSTFREMAETLGVKHSTVETYIKRAATKLGFKGRHGLVKWVLEEA, encoded by the coding sequence TTGGTCGAGATATTTGGCAAGCTAGGGAAAATCATATCCAGCACCGGTACCGAGCGCTTCACCTCGGATCTGCACGCCTTGCTCGTCGGATCCGTGAAGGTCGCCTCGACCAAGATCACCGCGTGGTCGGTCAACGAGAGCAAGGGCGAAATCGTCGGGGTGCACCTGCTCGGCGCCTTCGCCTCGCATGACCAGGACATCCGCACCACCATCCTCAAGGACGAGCTGGAGCGCGGCATCGCGCGCGATCCGCTGTCGATGAAGATCCTCGCGGCGTCCGACACGCAGCTGATCCACATGAACGCGCCGCGCCACTGCGAGTCGAGCAGCGGTTTCGAGGCCATGCCCTCGTGTCGCTACGACCGCGGTTTCCAGTGCCACCTGGTCTCGCGCAAGGCGAACCGGCGCTACGTGATCTCGCTGTATCGCCCCGACCAGTCCTACGACTTCACCCTGCAGGAAATGTCCTTCCTCAAGAGCTGCGCGGAGATGCTGCTGCCGCTGGTGGAGATGCACGCCTCGCACCGCCGCTACGCGGCCAGCGCGCGCCCGGTGGCCGACGAGCGCGAGTCCAGCGAGAAAACGCGCAACGAATCGCTGCGCAGCGAGTTCGAGCATCGCCTGTCGAGCGCGGCCGTGGTGCTCTCCGACCGCGAGATCGAGGTCTGCGTCGGCCTGCTGACCGGCAGCACCTTCCGCGAGATGGCCGAGACGCTGGGCGTCAAGCACAGCACGGTGGAAACCTATATCAAGCGCGCCGCGACCAAGCTCGGTTTCAAGGGGCGCCACGGGCTGGTCAAGTGGGTGCTCGAGGAAGCCTGA
- a CDS encoding LysR family transcriptional regulator → MNKLQAMEVFVQVVDAGGFTRAADNMKLPKATVSTLIQSLERSLAVKLLNRTTRHVSVTVEGAVYYERCMRILSDVRDAEDALSRNRREPSGRLRVDAPTGLASEVIIPTLPDFLDRYPGIQLELGCGDRPVDLIEEGVDCAIRGERRLPDSSLIARQVGTMHYLTCASPAYVKRHGLPAHPDELVDHRCISYFSARTGKVFDWHFVRGEERVQVALSSRIALNDSHAYTAAGLSGLGIVQMASFLMAPMIEDGRFVPVLDGWHNEPLPVHVVYPRNRHLPAKLRVFVDWIAELFSRHPAVCHGKMAHPSRSGLLAQP, encoded by the coding sequence ATGAACAAGCTGCAAGCCATGGAAGTGTTTGTCCAGGTGGTGGACGCGGGCGGCTTCACCCGCGCGGCGGACAACATGAAGCTGCCCAAGGCGACCGTGTCCACCCTGATCCAGTCGCTGGAGCGCTCGCTGGCGGTCAAGCTGCTGAACCGGACCACGCGCCACGTCAGCGTCACCGTCGAAGGCGCGGTCTATTACGAACGATGCATGCGCATCCTGTCGGACGTGCGCGACGCCGAGGACGCCCTGTCCCGCAACCGCCGCGAGCCGTCGGGACGCCTGCGCGTCGACGCGCCCACCGGCCTGGCCAGCGAGGTAATCATCCCCACCCTGCCGGATTTCCTCGATCGGTATCCCGGCATCCAGCTGGAGCTGGGCTGCGGCGATCGCCCGGTGGACCTGATCGAGGAAGGCGTGGATTGCGCGATTCGCGGCGAGCGCCGCCTGCCCGATTCCAGCCTCATCGCGCGCCAGGTCGGCACCATGCACTACCTCACCTGCGCCTCGCCCGCCTATGTGAAACGCCACGGCCTGCCGGCGCATCCCGACGAGCTGGTCGATCATCGCTGCATCAGCTACTTCTCGGCGCGCACCGGGAAGGTGTTCGACTGGCACTTCGTGCGCGGCGAGGAGCGGGTCCAGGTCGCGCTGTCCAGCCGGATCGCCCTGAACGACAGCCACGCCTACACGGCGGCGGGCCTGTCGGGCCTGGGCATCGTGCAGATGGCGAGCTTCCTGATGGCGCCGATGATCGAGGACGGCCGCTTCGTCCCGGTACTGGACGGTTGGCATAACGAACCGCTGCCCGTGCACGTGGTGTATCCGCGCAATCGCCATCTCCCGGCCAAGCTGCGCGTGTTCGTCGACTGGATCGCCGAATTGTTCTCCCGCCATCCCGCCGTGTGCCACGGCAAGATGGCCCATCCTTCTCGAAGCGGCCTGCTCGCGCAGCCGTGA
- the sfnG gene encoding dimethylsulfone monooxygenase SfnG, which yields MSHEPETLKFAYWVPNVSGGLVVSKIEQRTSWDIDYNRKLAQLAERNGFDYALSQIRFTAGYGAEYQHESVAISHALLAATERLKVIAAILPGPWHPAVVAKQLATIDQLTGGRVAINVVSGWFKGEFTAIGEPWLEHDERYRRSEEFIRAVRGVWTEDNFTFRGDFYRFHDYTLKPKPIQQPHPEIFQGGNSAAARRMAAAVSDWYFMNGNTLEGHRAQIEEIGAAAAEQGRRVRFGVNAFVIARDTEEEARAVLDEIVRHADVEAVNAFGHAVKQAGKAAPEGQGMWANSKFEDLVQYNDGFRTNLIGTPEQIAERIVALKSIGVDLVLAGFLHYHEEVEYFGQRVLPLVRELERRREAQPA from the coding sequence ATGAGTCACGAGCCGGAAACACTGAAATTCGCCTACTGGGTGCCCAACGTCAGCGGCGGCCTGGTGGTCAGCAAGATCGAGCAGCGCACCAGCTGGGATATCGACTACAACCGCAAGCTCGCGCAACTGGCCGAGCGCAACGGCTTCGACTACGCGCTGTCGCAGATCCGCTTCACGGCCGGCTACGGCGCCGAGTACCAGCACGAATCGGTGGCGATCAGCCATGCGCTGCTGGCCGCCACCGAGCGCCTCAAGGTGATCGCCGCGATCCTGCCGGGGCCCTGGCATCCGGCGGTGGTGGCCAAGCAGCTCGCCACCATCGACCAGCTCACCGGCGGGCGCGTCGCGATCAACGTGGTCAGCGGCTGGTTCAAGGGCGAATTCACCGCGATCGGCGAGCCCTGGCTCGAACACGACGAGCGCTATCGCCGCTCCGAGGAATTCATCCGCGCCGTGCGCGGCGTCTGGACCGAGGACAACTTCACGTTCCGCGGCGACTTCTACCGCTTCCACGACTACACGCTCAAGCCCAAGCCGATCCAGCAGCCGCATCCGGAGATCTTCCAGGGCGGCAACTCGGCGGCGGCGCGCAGGATGGCCGCGGCCGTCTCCGACTGGTACTTCATGAACGGCAACACGCTCGAGGGCCATCGCGCGCAGATCGAGGAGATCGGCGCGGCGGCGGCCGAGCAGGGGCGCCGCGTGCGCTTCGGGGTGAACGCCTTCGTGATCGCGCGCGATACCGAGGAGGAGGCGCGCGCGGTGCTCGACGAGATCGTCCGGCATGCCGACGTGGAGGCCGTCAACGCCTTCGGCCACGCCGTCAAGCAGGCCGGCAAGGCCGCGCCCGAGGGGCAGGGCATGTGGGCCAACTCGAAGTTCGAGGACCTGGTGCAGTACAACGACGGCTTCCGCACCAACCTGATCGGCACGCCCGAGCAGATCGCCGAGCGCATCGTGGCGCTGAAGTCGATCGGCGTCGACCTGGTGCTGGCCGGCTTCCTGCACTACCACGAGGAGGTCGAATATTTCGGCCAGCGCGTGCTGCCGCTGGTGCGCGAGCTGGAGCGCCGGCGCGAGGCGCAGCCGGCCTGA
- the gstA gene encoding glutathione transferase GstA produces MKLYFAPGSCGLAPQIALREADQAFELVKVDFATKQTAEGDYFKVTRKGFVPALQIGEGEVLTEGAVILQWIADARPERALLPSTGTRERYTALAWLNFVATDLHKGMAVMFSPFVDEASKARFAEGNLARNFAYVDRHLARHDYLLGERFSVADAYLYNVLCWPPRVGIDISGHAHIQAFMARMARRPSVRASREAEGLPVE; encoded by the coding sequence ATGAAGCTGTACTTTGCGCCCGGCTCCTGCGGGCTCGCTCCGCAGATCGCATTGCGAGAGGCCGACCAGGCCTTCGAACTGGTGAAGGTGGACTTCGCCACCAAGCAGACCGCCGAGGGCGACTATTTCAAGGTGACGCGAAAGGGCTTCGTGCCCGCCTTGCAGATCGGCGAAGGCGAGGTGCTCACGGAAGGCGCCGTGATCCTGCAATGGATCGCGGATGCCCGCCCCGAACGCGCGCTGCTGCCGTCCACCGGCACGCGGGAGCGCTACACGGCGCTGGCGTGGCTGAATTTCGTCGCGACCGACCTGCACAAGGGCATGGCGGTGATGTTTTCACCGTTCGTGGACGAGGCCTCGAAGGCCCGCTTCGCCGAAGGCAACCTGGCTCGGAACTTCGCCTACGTCGACCGGCACCTGGCGCGGCACGACTACCTGCTGGGCGAGCGATTCTCGGTGGCCGACGCCTATCTCTACAACGTGCTGTGCTGGCCGCCGCGCGTGGGCATCGACATCTCCGGCCACGCGCATATCCAGGCCTTCATGGCGCGCATGGCACGGCGGCCGAGCGTGCGCGCGTCGCGGGAAGCCGAGGGCTTGCCGGTCGAGTGA
- a CDS encoding DUF1571 domain-containing protein: MSLPAFLRIAAWLAIAACMSPPLAHGEAASEVSSAAASETAAPAGQPDVSPAQVGALPLDRQVRWLRRAAETGALEKLDDAALLALFQSLDASTVPRYIEQGPNAYASYEFTMRRQERIHGTWPSRPDHMLVRLSSKPLRIYAKWLPDGAHAGQEIIYDESRRRDQLYGHLGGLLNVLPVWASLNGALARTQSRHQVRDIGTAFIAGQFLAEGAKLGEAGGQHPARIEVKTIDGVRVVAFTYETPTGQPEYYAKKETLGLDLRHPWFRTAESYDNDGRLFEQVVFETITPRDFDDSAFDPANPTYRFH; encoded by the coding sequence ATGAGCTTGCCCGCCTTCCTGAGGATCGCCGCGTGGCTGGCGATCGCGGCATGCATGTCGCCGCCGCTCGCGCACGGCGAAGCGGCGAGCGAGGTGTCGAGCGCGGCGGCGAGCGAGACCGCCGCGCCCGCCGGGCAGCCCGATGTTTCGCCGGCGCAGGTCGGTGCGCTGCCGCTCGATCGGCAGGTGCGCTGGCTGCGTCGCGCGGCCGAAACGGGCGCGCTGGAAAAGCTCGACGACGCGGCCCTGCTCGCGCTGTTCCAGTCGCTCGACGCGTCCACGGTGCCGCGCTACATCGAGCAAGGGCCCAACGCCTATGCCTCGTACGAATTCACGATGCGGCGCCAGGAGCGCATCCACGGCACCTGGCCGAGCCGGCCCGATCACATGCTGGTGCGTTTGAGCAGCAAGCCGCTGCGGATCTACGCGAAATGGCTGCCCGACGGCGCGCATGCCGGGCAGGAAATCATCTACGACGAGTCGCGCCGCCGCGACCAGTTGTATGGCCATCTCGGCGGCTTGCTGAACGTGCTGCCCGTGTGGGCCTCGTTGAACGGCGCGCTGGCGCGCACGCAGTCGCGCCATCAGGTGCGCGATATCGGCACGGCCTTCATCGCGGGCCAGTTCCTGGCCGAGGGCGCGAAGCTCGGGGAGGCGGGAGGCCAGCATCCGGCGCGCATCGAGGTGAAGACCATCGACGGCGTGCGCGTCGTCGCGTTCACCTACGAAACGCCGACCGGCCAGCCCGAGTACTACGCGAAGAAGGAAACGCTGGGGCTCGATCTGCGGCATCCGTGGTTCCGGACCGCCGAATCCTATGACAACGACGGCCGCCTCTTCGAGCAGGTGGTGTTCGAGACGATCACGCCGCGGGACTTCGACGATTCGGCGTTCGATCCCGCCAATCCCACATACCGGTTCCACTGA
- a CDS encoding M81 family metallopeptidase, whose product MKILIAGFQHETNTFAPTRADYDSFVRGEGFPALRRGAEVLALREVNIPAGGFIRAAEARGHALLPVIWAGASPSAHVTREAYERIAGEILDAVRAGGFEAIYLDLHGAMVAEHVDDGEGELLERIRRELGAGVPVIASLDLHANVTARMLRDADLLVAYRSYPHVDMAETGERALHLLERLAASPAKPVCVARGLPFLIPVNAMCTRFDPARALYQELARLEHDDERLLSLSFAPGFPAADFPECGPMLWGYGIDADPIERRIEALARALVADEASWRVDFLSPDQAVRAALHASVGATRPVIIADTQDNPGAGGDANTMELVRALLRNGAREAAVGMIWDPRAVRLAHQAGVGASIELALGGSQGRDAPAAHAPLTARFEVAHLSDGRFRFDGPMMNGMDGELGPVACLRIEDVEIAVSATKMQMFERNQFRCAGIDPERRAILVVKSSVHFRADFESIAHTILVAKAPGPMAADPGDLPWRRLRAGMRVRPGGPAFARADALAATR is encoded by the coding sequence ATGAAGATCCTGATTGCCGGTTTCCAGCACGAGACCAATACCTTCGCGCCCACCCGCGCCGACTACGACAGCTTCGTGCGCGGCGAGGGCTTTCCCGCGCTGCGCCGCGGCGCCGAGGTGCTGGCGCTGCGCGAGGTGAACATTCCCGCCGGCGGCTTCATCCGCGCCGCCGAGGCGCGCGGCCACGCGCTGCTGCCGGTGATCTGGGCCGGCGCGAGCCCTTCCGCACACGTGACGCGCGAGGCCTACGAGCGCATCGCCGGCGAGATCCTCGACGCGGTGCGCGCCGGCGGTTTCGAGGCGATCTACCTGGACCTGCACGGCGCGATGGTGGCCGAGCATGTCGACGACGGCGAGGGCGAACTGCTGGAGCGGATCCGGCGCGAGCTGGGCGCGGGCGTGCCGGTCATCGCCTCGCTCGATCTGCACGCCAACGTGACGGCGCGCATGCTGCGCGACGCCGACCTGCTGGTCGCCTACCGCAGCTACCCACACGTCGACATGGCCGAGACCGGCGAACGCGCGCTGCACCTGCTGGAGCGCCTGGCCGCCTCGCCCGCGAAACCGGTGTGCGTGGCGCGCGGCCTGCCCTTCCTGATTCCCGTCAACGCGATGTGCACGCGCTTCGATCCGGCCCGCGCGCTCTACCAGGAACTCGCGCGGCTCGAGCACGACGACGAACGGCTGCTGTCGCTGTCCTTCGCGCCCGGCTTCCCGGCCGCCGACTTTCCCGAATGTGGGCCGATGCTGTGGGGCTACGGCATCGACGCCGACCCGATCGAGCGGCGCATCGAGGCCCTCGCGCGCGCGCTGGTCGCCGACGAGGCGAGCTGGCGCGTCGATTTCCTGAGCCCCGACCAGGCGGTGCGCGCGGCCCTGCACGCGAGCGTCGGCGCCACCCGGCCGGTGATCATCGCCGACACGCAGGACAACCCCGGCGCGGGCGGCGACGCGAACACCATGGAACTGGTGCGCGCGCTGCTGCGCAATGGCGCGCGCGAGGCGGCGGTGGGCATGATCTGGGACCCGCGAGCCGTGCGGCTCGCGCATCAGGCCGGTGTGGGTGCAAGCATCGAGCTGGCGCTGGGCGGCAGCCAGGGGCGCGACGCTCCCGCCGCTCATGCTCCTTTGACAGCCCGCTTCGAGGTCGCCCATCTGTCCGACGGCCGCTTTCGCTTCGACGGGCCGATGATGAACGGCATGGACGGCGAACTGGGCCCGGTCGCCTGCCTGCGCATCGAGGACGTGGAGATCGCGGTGAGCGCGACCAAGATGCAGATGTTCGAGCGCAACCAGTTTCGTTGCGCGGGCATCGATCCCGAGCGACGCGCGATCCTGGTGGTGAAGAGCTCGGTGCATTTCCGCGCCGACTTCGAGTCGATCGCGCACACGATCCTGGTGGCCAAGGCGCCGGGGCCGATGGCGGCCGATCCGGGCGACCTGCCCTGGCGCCGGCTGCGTGCCGGCATGCGCGTGCGCCCGGGCGGGCCGGCCTTCGCGCGGGCCGACGCCCTCGCGGCCACGCGCTGA
- the modA gene encoding molybdate ABC transporter substrate-binding protein, which produces MTSRFTHRLPFRPASRLTFRPASRSLAAALAASALLAFTIPAARGAEALTVFAAGSTGGALATIAHDYTAATGQPVKLVTGPAGLLLERIEGGARADLFISANLAHPRRLTAEGKAGPTVVFARNRVCVSARPDVGLTSAKLLDKLLDPGVKIGTSTPKADPGGDYAWLLFEKAGTLRAGATAVLEAKARQLVGGRSAPEVPAGANPVKYFMQTHVVDVFVGYCSSHDTQPDPAFVQVELPPELAIQADYGMTVLEGRHDEAAWRFAMYLMSPAAQAVLPRYGFGAVGLADPGS; this is translated from the coding sequence ATGACTTCCCGATTCACGCATCGACTCCCATTCCGACCCGCATCCCGACTCACATTCCGACCCGCATCCCGCTCGCTCGCCGCCGCGCTCGCGGCCTCGGCCCTGCTGGCCTTCACGATCCCCGCCGCGCGCGGCGCCGAGGCGCTGACGGTGTTCGCGGCCGGCAGCACCGGCGGCGCGCTGGCCACCATCGCGCACGACTACACCGCGGCCACCGGCCAGCCGGTCAAGCTGGTGACGGGCCCGGCGGGCCTGCTGCTGGAGCGCATCGAGGGCGGCGCCAGGGCCGACCTGTTCATCTCGGCCAACCTCGCGCATCCGCGGCGGCTCACGGCCGAAGGCAAGGCCGGACCGACCGTGGTGTTCGCGCGCAATCGCGTGTGCGTGAGCGCGCGCCCCGACGTGGGCCTGACCAGCGCCAAGCTGCTCGACAAGCTGCTCGATCCCGGCGTGAAGATCGGCACCTCCACGCCCAAGGCCGACCCCGGCGGCGATTACGCCTGGCTGCTGTTCGAGAAGGCCGGCACGCTGCGCGCCGGCGCCACGGCCGTGCTGGAGGCCAAGGCGCGGCAACTGGTGGGCGGGCGCAGCGCGCCCGAGGTGCCGGCCGGCGCCAACCCCGTCAAATACTTCATGCAGACGCATGTGGTGGACGTGTTCGTCGGGTATTGCAGCTCGCACGACACGCAGCCGGACCCGGCCTTCGTGCAGGTGGAACTGCCGCCCGAACTCGCGATCCAGGCCGACTACGGCATGACCGTGCTCGAGGGCCGTCACGACGAGGCCGCCTGGCGTTTCGCGATGTACCTGATGAGCCCGGCCGCGCAGGCCGTGCTGCCGCGCTACGGCTTCGGCGCGGTGGGACTGGCCGATCCGGGATCCTGA
- a CDS encoding TonB-dependent receptor: MHLRRPRFRALSLACAGASASFAVHAQDPELLLAPVVISGPAPSALPSYQVERIRVGPLGEKALLDTPYSISVVPTALATNQQLESVREAFRFIASVQGENIRPQTRGLQAGVVQNTRVDGLNVAATTDYPIEEFERIEVLGGLSGALYGPANPAGTFNFVFKRPTDAPLRQFTIGYASRQSLLEHLDLGGHFGKDDTFGYRLNLLNQNGESYAPGSRLRRELASLAFDVRFNRDTRLETNFSTYHYLDTGFPGTFALARGVPFPGALDPTRQGYGQTWAGDDNVTNIYSATLKHDFGEDWHLTAGLLRETSDRASTVPTLTLANAAGAYTATTATTTFSLDSIVSNNLALNGRTWLAGMSHDLVIANTGFFWNRYTPFQTGAITLGRGNLADPASFAEPPLPDFSNRFRAVRTIQQSLTLGDTIGFNSQWSALLAASQSWISVRNFNRGGSTTSRYDASGISPTASLIYKPRPNMTAYLTYADSLQQGDSAPSGSANAGESLAPYRSREWELGYKLEIDTMNLGLALYRIQRPYAYVGANNVFANGGEQVNRGLELSANGAVSRDLHVYAGLSLLDPRLFDTGSAATSDKQILGLSKLVFNALIDYSVPRVPGLAFNLNVNHASRRPGNYSDTDFVDGYTVLDLGARYQTRIAGRKVVLRLAVDNLTNRQYWANIAPTGQNGFNSTDNGTGTLGAPRTVRASIQVDL, encoded by the coding sequence ATGCATCTCCGCCGCCCCCGTTTCAGGGCGCTCTCGCTGGCCTGCGCCGGCGCGAGCGCTTCGTTCGCCGTTCATGCGCAGGACCCCGAGCTGCTGCTCGCCCCGGTCGTGATCAGCGGCCCCGCGCCGAGCGCGCTGCCGTCCTACCAGGTCGAGCGGATCCGCGTCGGCCCGCTCGGCGAGAAGGCCCTGCTCGACACGCCGTATTCGATCAGCGTGGTGCCCACGGCGCTGGCCACCAACCAGCAGCTCGAAAGCGTGCGCGAGGCGTTCCGCTTCATTGCCTCGGTGCAGGGCGAGAACATCCGCCCGCAGACGCGCGGCCTGCAGGCCGGCGTGGTGCAGAACACGCGCGTGGACGGCCTGAACGTGGCGGCCACCACCGACTATCCGATCGAGGAATTCGAGCGCATCGAGGTGCTGGGCGGGCTGTCGGGCGCGCTTTATGGCCCGGCCAATCCGGCCGGCACCTTCAACTTCGTGTTCAAGCGGCCGACCGATGCGCCGCTGCGCCAGTTCACGATCGGCTACGCCTCGCGCCAGTCGCTGCTGGAGCATCTCGATCTGGGCGGGCATTTCGGCAAGGACGACACCTTCGGCTACCGGCTCAACCTGCTGAACCAGAACGGCGAGAGCTACGCGCCCGGCAGCCGGCTGCGCCGCGAGCTGGCCAGCCTCGCCTTCGACGTGCGCTTCAACCGCGACACGCGGCTGGAAACCAACTTCAGCACCTATCACTACCTCGACACGGGTTTCCCCGGCACCTTCGCGCTGGCGCGCGGCGTGCCGTTCCCGGGCGCGCTCGATCCGACGCGCCAGGGTTACGGCCAGACCTGGGCCGGCGACGACAACGTCACCAACATCTACAGCGCCACGCTCAAGCACGACTTCGGCGAGGACTGGCATCTCACGGCGGGCCTGCTGCGCGAAACCAGCGATCGCGCCTCGACGGTGCCGACCTTGACGCTGGCCAACGCGGCCGGCGCCTACACGGCGACCACCGCCACCACCACCTTCAGCCTCGATTCGATCGTCAGCAACAACCTGGCGCTGAACGGCCGGACCTGGCTGGCGGGCATGTCGCACGATCTGGTGATCGCGAACACGGGTTTCTTCTGGAACCGCTACACGCCGTTCCAGACCGGCGCGATCACGCTGGGCCGCGGCAACCTCGCCGATCCGGCCAGCTTCGCCGAGCCGCCGCTGCCCGATTTCTCGAACCGCTTCCGCGCGGTGCGCACCATCCAGCAATCGCTGACGCTGGGCGACACGATCGGCTTCAATTCGCAATGGTCGGCGCTGCTGGCCGCGAGCCAGAGCTGGATCAGCGTGCGCAACTTCAACCGCGGCGGCTCGACCACCAGCCGCTACGACGCGAGCGGCATCAGCCCGACCGCGAGCCTGATCTACAAGCCGCGGCCGAACATGACGGCCTACCTGACCTACGCCGACAGCCTGCAGCAGGGCGACAGCGCGCCGAGCGGCAGCGCCAACGCGGGCGAGAGCCTCGCGCCCTATCGCAGCCGCGAGTGGGAGCTCGGCTACAAGCTCGAGATCGACACCATGAACCTCGGGCTGGCCCTGTATCGCATCCAGCGCCCCTATGCCTACGTGGGCGCGAACAACGTGTTCGCCAATGGCGGCGAGCAGGTCAACCGTGGGCTGGAGCTGAGCGCGAACGGCGCGGTGAGCCGCGATCTTCACGTCTACGCGGGGCTCTCGCTGCTCGATCCGCGCCTGTTCGACACCGGCTCGGCCGCCACCAGCGACAAGCAGATCCTCGGGCTCTCGAAGCTGGTGTTCAACGCGCTCATCGACTACAGCGTGCCGCGCGTGCCGGGCCTGGCCTTCAACCTGAACGTCAATCACGCGAGCCGGCGGCCGGGCAACTACAGCGACACGGATTTCGTCGACGGCTACACCGTGCTCGATCTCGGCGCCCGCTACCAGACCCGCATCGCGGGCCGCAAGGTGGTGCTGCGCCTGGCCGTCGACAACCTGACCAACCGCCAGTACTGGGCCAACATCGCCCCGACCGGCCAGAACGGTTTCAACAGCACGGACAACGGCACCGGCACGCTCGGCGCGCCGCGTACCGTGCGCGCTTCCATCCAGGTGGACCTATGA
- a CDS encoding creatininase family protein yields MLLHLSTWAEIEAYLKRSRTIVVPIGSNEQHGPTGLLGTDWLCPEIIAVEAQKSADILVAPTFNIGMAQHHLGFPGTISLRPSTFIAAICDWVNSLAVHGFEKILFLNGHGGNIASIEAAFSEIYAQASFARRRCGFALKLKNWWDLEGVTEIANRQFPTGHGVHATPSEIAVTQWALPHTIKDADYAPEIAPMGPIREALEFRARFPDGRMGSHPKQASQEKGGELVRQAAIGLAAEVEAFSAEVVPG; encoded by the coding sequence ATGCTCCTGCACCTGTCGACCTGGGCCGAAATCGAGGCTTACCTGAAGCGCAGCCGCACCATCGTGGTGCCGATCGGCTCGAACGAGCAGCACGGCCCCACCGGCCTGCTGGGCACCGACTGGCTGTGTCCCGAGATCATCGCCGTCGAGGCGCAGAAGTCGGCCGACATCCTGGTCGCGCCGACCTTCAACATCGGCATGGCGCAGCACCACCTGGGCTTTCCCGGCACCATCTCGCTGCGCCCGAGCACCTTCATCGCGGCGATCTGCGACTGGGTCAATTCGCTAGCCGTGCACGGCTTCGAGAAGATCCTGTTCCTCAACGGCCATGGCGGCAACATCGCCTCGATCGAGGCCGCGTTCTCGGAGATCTACGCGCAGGCCAGCTTCGCGCGCCGCCGCTGCGGTTTCGCGCTGAAGCTGAAGAACTGGTGGGACCTGGAAGGCGTGACCGAGATCGCCAACCGCCAGTTCCCGACCGGCCATGGCGTGCATGCCACGCCCTCCGAGATCGCCGTCACGCAATGGGCGCTGCCGCATACCATCAAGGATGCCGACTACGCGCCCGAGATCGCGCCGATGGGGCCGATCCGCGAGGCGCTCGAATTCCGCGCGCGCTTCCCCGACGGCCGAATGGGTTCACATCCGAAGCAGGCCTCGCAGGAAAAGGGCGGCGAACTGGTGCGCCAGGCCGCGATCGGCCTGGCCGCCGAGGTCGAGGCGTTCAGCGCCGAGGTGGTGCCCGGCTGA